Proteins from one Mercurialis annua linkage group LG7, ddMerAnnu1.2, whole genome shotgun sequence genomic window:
- the LOC126656372 gene encoding probable thimet oligopeptidase isoform X1, which yields MAESEATAERMTVRTHKKRDRNLVTLTGAAAIIALTASFAISAFNSRRRKSKNKGIEGSTVRINISPNEILKLANRIIAKSKEVHDSIASVPIDKVSYANVIAPLADLEAEQFPLIQTCVIPKLVSTSEDARKASIEAERRIDAHIATCSKREDVYRVVKAFSVKGEWMNSEAKHYVKCLVTEFERNGLNLTITKREEAQRLRAQIDELSLRYVQNLNDDSTFVLFSETELVGLPPEYLKSLDKAEDGKFKVTMKSHHVQALLELCKVGTTRKIVATAYGKRCGEVNLSVLERLVDLRHKYARLFGYSNYADYAVDLRMAKTSSKVFEFLEDISASLTDTASRELTMLKDLKTKEEGELPFGIEDLQYYVKRAEEKQFDLDFGALKQYFPVDLVLSGIFKIVQDLFGLRFQVIAEAEVWHNDVSVISVFDLKSAELLGYFYLDLYKREGKYGHTCVLALQNCALSSNGARKVTLVPVALLISQLKKDIGGCPSLLRFSEVVSLFHEFGHVVQHICNRACFARFSGLRVDPDFVEIPALVLENWCYESLSLKLISGFHQDITKPINDEICKSLKRWRYFFSALKIKQEILYCLFDQIIHSVDNVDIVELFKHLHPKVMLGLPKLEGVNPASCFPRSVIGYEAACYSRIWSEVFAADLFTSKFRSDLLNHNVGMQFRDKVLSPGGTKDPIEILSDFLGREPSTQAFLDSRADYGL from the exons ATGGCGGAAAGTGAAGCAACCGCCGAGAGAATGACGGTCAGAACACACAAGAAAAGGGACCGGAATTTAGTCACCTTGACCGGAGCTGCTGCTATTATTGCTCTCACCGCTTCTTTTGCTATCTCCGCCTTCAATTCTCGCCGGAGAAAGTCAAAGAACAAAG GTATTGAAGGTTCCACTGTTCGCATTAATATTTCTCCCAATGAGATTCTCAAATTAGCTAATCGAATCATTGCGAAGTCTAAGGAGGTTCATGATTCAATTGCTTCTGTTCCTATTGATAAG GTTAGTTATGCAAATGTTATTGCGCCTCTAGCGGATTTAGAGGCAGAACAGTTCCCGTTAATCCAGACTTGTGTGATACCGAAGCTTGTGTCTACATCAGAAGATGCAAGGAAAGCAAGCATAGAAGCTGAGCGGAGAATTGATGCTCACATTGCAACGTGCAG TAAAAGGGAAGATGTATATCGCGTGGTTAAAGCTTTTTCTGTCAAAGGAGAGTGGATGAACTCTGAAGCTAAACACTATGTTAAGTGCCTG GTCACAGAGTTTGAGCGAAATGGTCTAAACCTTACTATTACCAAGAGAGAAGAAGCTCAGCGGCTGAGAGCTCAAATTGATGAGCTAAGTTTGCGATATGTCCAAAATTTGAATGATGACAGCACTTTTGTTCTTTTTAGTGAAACAGAGCTGGTTGGATTGCCACCAGAGTACCTGAAA AGTTTGGATAAGGCTGAAGATGGTAAATTTAAGGTTACTATGAAAAGTCATCATGTTCAGGCACTTCTGGAGCTTTGCAAG GTGGGAACAACAAGGAAGATTGTTGCAACAGCATATGGGAAGAGGTGTGGTGAAGTGAATCTTTCTGTCTTAGAACGTTTG GTTGACTTGCGCCACAAATATGCTCGCTTATTTGGCTATTCTAACTACGCAGACTATGCTGTTGATCTCAGAATGGCAAAGACATCCTCTAAG GTATTTGAGTTCTTGGAGGATATCTCTGCCAGTTTAACTGACACGGCGTCTAGGGAACTCACCATGTTGAAAGACTTGAAG ACGAAAGAGGAAGGAGAGCTCCCATTTGGAATTGAGGACCTACAATACTATGTGAAAAGGGCTGAAGAAAAGCAGTTTGATCTGGACTTTGGTGCTCTTAAGCAATACTTCCCAGTTGATTTAGTTCTATCTGGGATCTTCAAAATAGTGCAAGATCTTTTTG GATTAAGATTTCAGGTAATTGCAGAAGCTGAGGTTTGGCATAATGATGTTTCCGTCATTTCAGTATTTGACTTGAAATCTGCTGAACTCTTGGGCTATTTCTACCTTGATTTATACAAAAG GGAAGGGAAATATGGCCATACTTGTGTGCTAGCTCTTCAAAATTGTGCATTATCAAGTAATGGTGCACGGAAGGTAACTTTG GTTCCGGTGGCATTACTTATTTCTCAGTTGAAAAAGGATATTGGCGGCTGTCCTAGTTTATTGAGATTCTCTGAAGTGGTCAGCCTTTTCCACGAGTTTGGCCATGTG GTACAACACATATGCAACCGGGCATGCTTTGCCAGATTCTCTGGGTTGCGTGTTGATCCTGACTTTGTGGAGATCCCTGCTCTGGTGCTAGAAAACTG GTGCTATGAGAGCCTCTCTCTAAAGTTGATATCCGGTTTCCATCAG GACATAACAAAGCCCATTAATGATGAAATTTGCAAGTCACTCAAAAGATGGCGATATTTCTTTTCTGCACTTAAAATAAAGCAGGAAATTCTTTACT GTCTTTTTGATCAGATTATACATTCTGTTGACAATGTTGATATTGTCGAGTTATTCAAGCATCTCCATCCGAAG GTGATGTTAGGTCTGCCAAAGTTAGAAGGGGTCAACCCAGCTTCATGTTTCCCACGTAGTGTCATCGGATATGAAGCTGCTTGTTATAGTCGTATTTGGAGTGAG GTCTTTGCAGCTGATCTATTTACCTCAAAATTTCGTAGTGATCTCTTGAACCACAATGTCGGCATGCAGTTTAGAGACAAG GTATTGTCTCCAGGAGGAACTAAAGACCCCATTGAAATTTTATCGGATTTTCTTGGAAGAGAACCATCAACTCAAGCTTTTCTTGACAGCAGAGCGGACTACGGTTTGTGA
- the LOC126656372 gene encoding probable thimet oligopeptidase isoform X2, with amino-acid sequence MAESEATAERMTVRTHKKRDRNLVTLTGAAAIIALTASFAISAFNSRRRKSKNKGIEGSTVRINISPNEILKLANRIIAKSKEVHDSIASVPIDKVSYANVIAPLADLEAEQFPLIQTCVIPKLVSTSEDARKASIEAERRIDAHIATCSKREDVYRVVKAFSVKGEWMNSEAKHYVKCLVTEFERNGLNLTITKREEAQRLRAQIDELSLRYVQNLNDDSTFVLFSETELVGLPPEYLKSLDKAEDGKFKVTMKSHHVQALLELCKVGTTRKIVATAYGKRCGEVNLSVLERLVDLRHKYARLFGYSNYADYAVDLRMAKTSSKVFEFLEDISASLTDTASRELTMLKDLKTKEEGELPFGIEDLQYYVKRAEEKQFDLDFGALKQYFPVDLVLSGIFKIVQDLFGLRFQVIAEAEVWHNDVSVISVFDLKSAELLGYFYLDLYKREGKYGHTCVLALQNCALSSNGARKVPVALLISQLKKDIGGCPSLLRFSEVVSLFHEFGHVVQHICNRACFARFSGLRVDPDFVEIPALVLENWCYESLSLKLISGFHQDITKPINDEICKSLKRWRYFFSALKIKQEILYCLFDQIIHSVDNVDIVELFKHLHPKVMLGLPKLEGVNPASCFPRSVIGYEAACYSRIWSEVFAADLFTSKFRSDLLNHNVGMQFRDKVLSPGGTKDPIEILSDFLGREPSTQAFLDSRADYGL; translated from the exons ATGGCGGAAAGTGAAGCAACCGCCGAGAGAATGACGGTCAGAACACACAAGAAAAGGGACCGGAATTTAGTCACCTTGACCGGAGCTGCTGCTATTATTGCTCTCACCGCTTCTTTTGCTATCTCCGCCTTCAATTCTCGCCGGAGAAAGTCAAAGAACAAAG GTATTGAAGGTTCCACTGTTCGCATTAATATTTCTCCCAATGAGATTCTCAAATTAGCTAATCGAATCATTGCGAAGTCTAAGGAGGTTCATGATTCAATTGCTTCTGTTCCTATTGATAAG GTTAGTTATGCAAATGTTATTGCGCCTCTAGCGGATTTAGAGGCAGAACAGTTCCCGTTAATCCAGACTTGTGTGATACCGAAGCTTGTGTCTACATCAGAAGATGCAAGGAAAGCAAGCATAGAAGCTGAGCGGAGAATTGATGCTCACATTGCAACGTGCAG TAAAAGGGAAGATGTATATCGCGTGGTTAAAGCTTTTTCTGTCAAAGGAGAGTGGATGAACTCTGAAGCTAAACACTATGTTAAGTGCCTG GTCACAGAGTTTGAGCGAAATGGTCTAAACCTTACTATTACCAAGAGAGAAGAAGCTCAGCGGCTGAGAGCTCAAATTGATGAGCTAAGTTTGCGATATGTCCAAAATTTGAATGATGACAGCACTTTTGTTCTTTTTAGTGAAACAGAGCTGGTTGGATTGCCACCAGAGTACCTGAAA AGTTTGGATAAGGCTGAAGATGGTAAATTTAAGGTTACTATGAAAAGTCATCATGTTCAGGCACTTCTGGAGCTTTGCAAG GTGGGAACAACAAGGAAGATTGTTGCAACAGCATATGGGAAGAGGTGTGGTGAAGTGAATCTTTCTGTCTTAGAACGTTTG GTTGACTTGCGCCACAAATATGCTCGCTTATTTGGCTATTCTAACTACGCAGACTATGCTGTTGATCTCAGAATGGCAAAGACATCCTCTAAG GTATTTGAGTTCTTGGAGGATATCTCTGCCAGTTTAACTGACACGGCGTCTAGGGAACTCACCATGTTGAAAGACTTGAAG ACGAAAGAGGAAGGAGAGCTCCCATTTGGAATTGAGGACCTACAATACTATGTGAAAAGGGCTGAAGAAAAGCAGTTTGATCTGGACTTTGGTGCTCTTAAGCAATACTTCCCAGTTGATTTAGTTCTATCTGGGATCTTCAAAATAGTGCAAGATCTTTTTG GATTAAGATTTCAGGTAATTGCAGAAGCTGAGGTTTGGCATAATGATGTTTCCGTCATTTCAGTATTTGACTTGAAATCTGCTGAACTCTTGGGCTATTTCTACCTTGATTTATACAAAAG GGAAGGGAAATATGGCCATACTTGTGTGCTAGCTCTTCAAAATTGTGCATTATCAAGTAATGGTGCACGGAAG GTTCCGGTGGCATTACTTATTTCTCAGTTGAAAAAGGATATTGGCGGCTGTCCTAGTTTATTGAGATTCTCTGAAGTGGTCAGCCTTTTCCACGAGTTTGGCCATGTG GTACAACACATATGCAACCGGGCATGCTTTGCCAGATTCTCTGGGTTGCGTGTTGATCCTGACTTTGTGGAGATCCCTGCTCTGGTGCTAGAAAACTG GTGCTATGAGAGCCTCTCTCTAAAGTTGATATCCGGTTTCCATCAG GACATAACAAAGCCCATTAATGATGAAATTTGCAAGTCACTCAAAAGATGGCGATATTTCTTTTCTGCACTTAAAATAAAGCAGGAAATTCTTTACT GTCTTTTTGATCAGATTATACATTCTGTTGACAATGTTGATATTGTCGAGTTATTCAAGCATCTCCATCCGAAG GTGATGTTAGGTCTGCCAAAGTTAGAAGGGGTCAACCCAGCTTCATGTTTCCCACGTAGTGTCATCGGATATGAAGCTGCTTGTTATAGTCGTATTTGGAGTGAG GTCTTTGCAGCTGATCTATTTACCTCAAAATTTCGTAGTGATCTCTTGAACCACAATGTCGGCATGCAGTTTAGAGACAAG GTATTGTCTCCAGGAGGAACTAAAGACCCCATTGAAATTTTATCGGATTTTCTTGGAAGAGAACCATCAACTCAAGCTTTTCTTGACAGCAGAGCGGACTACGGTTTGTGA
- the LOC126655787 gene encoding serine/threonine protein phosphatase 2A 57 kDa regulatory subunit B' theta isoform-like has protein sequence MLKQILSKLPKKSKSTESRENGRNGNLVATVNAAAGAKSSGLGGNKAGKLNVASVPANSASDVGNVNGSKIQQGVNSKVNGNLGFSSFEGLPGFKDVPNSEKQNLFIRKLNLCCFVFDFTDPTKNLKEKDIKRQTLLELVDYVTSANGKFTEIVMQEVIKMVSLNLFRVLTPQQRDNKVVDGVDLEEEEPSMDLAWPHLQLVYELFLRFIASSETDVKPAKRFIDQFFIIKLLDLFDSEDPREREYVKTILHRIYGKFMVHRPFIRKAINNIFYQFVFETEKHNGIAEFLEILGSIINGFALPLKEEHKMFLVRSLIPLHKPRCLAMYHQPLSYCITQFVEKDCKLADTVIRGLLKYWPLTNSSKEVMFLNELEEVLEATQPSEFQRCMVPLFQQIARCLNSSHFQVAERALFLWNNDHIESLIVQNRKVILPIIFPSLEKNARNHWNQAVRSLTLNVRKIFDDLDAELFNECLLKFQEAEKKEDETKARGEARWRRLEELAAQKAPSNKPVFIPNKSASLASSG, from the exons atgTTAAAACAGATTCTTAGTAAGCTACCGAAAAAGTCAAAATCGACTGAAAGTCGTGAAAATGGTCGAAATGGAAATCTCGTAGCGACTGTGAATGCTGCTGCTGGCGCGAAAAGCAGTGGTTTAGGAGGTAATAAGGCAGGAAAGTTGAATGTCGCTTCTGTACCAGCTAATTCGGCTTCAGATGTAGGAAATGTTAATGGCAGCAAGATTCAACAGGGTGTGAACTCTAAGGTGAATGGGAATCTTGGGTTTTCTTCGTTTGAAGGATTGCCTGGATTCAAGGATGTTCCGAATTCCGAGAAGCAGAATCTGTTTATAAGAAAGCTGAACCTGTGTTGTTTTGTGTTTGACTTCACTGATCCTACGAAGAATCTCAAAGAAAAGGATATCAAGCGTCAGACGTTGCTAGAGCTGGTTGATTATGTAACTTCTGCAAATGGGAAATTTACAGAAATTGTCATGCAAGAGGTTATAAAAATGGTATCTCTCAATTTATTTAGGGTTCTTACTCCTCAACAGCGTGATAATAAAGTTGTAGATGGTGTTGATTTGGAGGAGGAGGAACCTTCTATGGATCTTGCATGGCCACATTTACAGCTTGTGTATGAGCTTTTCTTGAGGTTTATTGCATCATCTGAGACGGATGTAAAACCAGCTAAAAGATTTATTGATCAGTTTTTCATTATCAAATTGCTGGATTTATTTGACTCTGAAGATCCCAGGGAAAGAGAGTATGTGAAAACGATTCTCCATCGCATCTATGGAAAATTTATGGTGCATCGCCCATTTATTAGGAAAGCAATCAATAACATTTTCtatcaatttgtttttgagACAGAAAAGCATAATGGTATTGCtgaatttttagagattttgggTAGCATTATTAATGGGTTTGCTTTGCCGCTGAAAGAGGAACACAAAATGTTCCTGGTTCGTTCTCTAATCCCCTTGCATAAACCGAGATGCTTGGCAATGTACCATCAGCCATTGTCATACTGTATTACGCAGTTTGTGGAGAAAGACTGCAAGCTTGCCGATACAGTCATAAGGGGTCTGTTAAAGTACTGGCCTCTCACTAATAGCTCAAAGGAAGTCATGTTCCTAAATGAGCTGGAGGAAGTATTGGAAGCAACCCAGCCATCAGAATTTCAACGTTGTATGGTGCCCCTGTTTCAGCAAATTGCTCGGTGTTTGAACAGTTCACATTTTCAg GTGGCAGAGAGAGCATTATTCTTGTGGAATAATGATCATATTGAGAGCTTAATTGTACAGAACCGTAAGGTTATTCTGCCTATTATCTTCCCTTCTTTGGAAAAAAACGCTAGAAATCACTGGAATCAAGCCGTCCGTAGCTTGACTTTGAATGTCCGCAAGATTTTTGATGATCTTGATGCTGAGTTGTTCAACGAATGCTTGCTTAAGTTTCAAGAAGCAGAAAAGAAAGAGGATGAAACTAAAGCAAGAGGTGAAGCCAGATGGCGACGTTTAGAAGAGCTTGCTGCCCAGAAAGCTCCGAGCAACAAACCGGTCTTTATTCCTAACAAATCAGCCTCTCTAGCCTCTTCAGGTTAG